Proteins encoded in a region of the Drosophila busckii strain San Diego stock center, stock number 13000-0081.31 chromosome 2L, ASM1175060v1, whole genome shotgun sequence genome:
- the LOC108605638 gene encoding uncharacterized protein LOC108605638 gives MLRIKQGANVDPIELRAKDEVRASLIVFAVIVASIRIIPAIIRKISG, from the coding sequence ATGTTGCGCATTAAGCAGGGCGCCAATGTGGATCCCATCGAGCTGCGTGCCAAGGACGAGGTGCGTGCCAGTTTAATTGTCTTTGCCGTGATCGTTGCCAGCATAAGGATCATACCTGCGATAATACGCAAAATTTCCGGTTAA
- the LOC108604203 gene encoding uncharacterized protein LOC108604203, whose translation MQQLNFKSHLARASKKKLSPTLQGVVAEQQSSMLAQSTASEQLELLTSKQADTAGGMPRELEEEEAENTFWISISGYQADAAYLVYRFFLDIGHIGEKCFTKSNLMYLKYETLLDCRIALSYNNQRIGYAGDILVKVKAENPAIDICKTDVTLAQAPLEASVEQQALASRKPRALAQKRSFTQWLKQKISYFFYFY comes from the coding sequence ATGCAGCAATTGAACTTTAAGTCACATTTAGCAcgtgcaagcaaaaaaaagttgagTCCAACCCTGCAGGGCGTCGTGGCGGAGCAACAGTCGTCGATGTTGGCCCAGAGCACAGCGAGTGAGCAGCTGGAGTTGTTGACCAGCAAGCAAGCGGACACAGCTGGTGGCATGCCACGCGAgctagaagaagaagaagcagaaaataCGTTCTGGATCTCAATCAGTGGCTATCAGGCAGACGCAGCTTATTTGGTCTATCGCTTCTTTCTGGACATTGGACATATTGGCGAGAAATGTTTTacgaaatcaaatttaatgtatttgaAGTATGAAACGCTCTTGGACTGTCGCATTGCCTTGAGCTATAATAATCAGCGCATTGGCTATGCCGGCGATATATTGGTGAAGGTCAAAGCTGAAAATCCAGCCATAGATATATGCAAAACGGATGTGACGCTGGCGCAGGCTCCGCTTGAGGCGTCAGTGGAGCAACAGGCTCTAGCCTCACGCAAGCCCCGAGCACTTGCTCAGAAGCGCAGCTTTACGCAATGGCTTAAACAAAAGATATCctatttcttttacttttattaa
- the LOC108600667 gene encoding uncharacterized protein LOC108600667, producing the protein MLAKSEANIISACNVASIESISCKYKRVERRNDAENSYSNASVFRLQPNVAAYAVASGALILRLKCFGRHEALIYHDVHFFLPAPAPAANQTHGKRLSVMILGLDSMSHMHYLRMLPQTASYVQQLPHVEFWGYNRVGRNSYPNLVPLLSGLSEQQLARNCENFNASYDDCNFIWKQFKAAGYNTTYAEDSRGSTFNYAKPGFKQPPADFYLRPVMVEIDKHTRSSVDKEALIHCSWDRSYGAVLREFLYRLLPHLAAGPHFSFFWEVQGVHDYFNFAPLLDAHYTRLLQQLQAAGVLEHTLVLFMADHGIRLGAFRNTGQGMLEENQPMLIALYPRWLAEAYPLALAQLHANAHSLVTTYDLHATMLDLLDLQQLEQTQIQVRTAALSNARGISLFLPIPDERDCHSAGIPSQFCLCHKLSSISTNDERAQRAARFVVKSINNILEDYTLCHRLSLHELQAAYLYDLSLDIDQFEIKVRLRTWPGLGGFEGTTRFTHNSLTLIGAIIRTNRYGNQSYCVHNYRIEMYCYCLYQ; encoded by the coding sequence ATGTTGGCCAAAAGCGAAGCGAACATAATCAGCGCATGCAATGTGGCAAGCATCGAGAGCATAAGCTGCAAGTACAAGCGCGTTGAACGCCGCAACGATGCAGAGAACAGTTACAGCAATGCGAGTGTATTCAGGTTGCAGCCGAATGTGGCAGCTTAtgctgtggcaagtggcgCGCTGATATTGCGGCTCAAATGTTTTGGTCGACACGAAGCTTTGATCTATCACGATGTGCATTTCTTTTTGCCTGCTCCAGCTCCGGCAGCGAATCAAACGCATGGCAAGCGACTGTCGGTTATGATCTTGGGGTTGGACTCCATGTCGCATATGCATTATCTACGCATGTTGCCACAAACGGCGTCatatgtgcagcagctgccacatgtCGAATTCTGGGGCTACAATCGTGTCGGGCGCAATTCGTATCCGAATCTGGTGCCTCTGCTGAGCGGActgagcgagcagcagctggcgcgcAATTGTGAGAATTTTAATGCCAGCTATGATGATTGCAACTTCATATGGAAGCAGTTCAAGGCGGCGGGCTATAATACAACCTATGCCGAGGACAGTCGTGGCAGCACCTTCAACTACGCCAAGCCGGGCTTCAAACAGCCGCCTGCGGACTTCTATCTGCGTCCTGTTATGGTCGAGATCGATAAGCACACGCGCAGCAGTGTGGACAAGGAGGCGCTGATACACTGCAGCTGGGATCGCAGCTATGGCGCAGTGCTGCGTGAGTTTCTCTACAGGCTGCTGCCGCACCTGGCAGCCGGGCCGCACTTTTCGTTTTTCTGGGAGGTGCAGGGTGTGCACGACTATTTCAACTTTGCCCCACTGCTGGACGCGCACTACAcgcggctgctgcagcagctgcaagccgCGGGCGTGCTCGAGCATACGCTGGTGCTTTTTATGGCTGATCATGGGATTAGACTTGGCGCGTTTCGCAACACTGGCCAGGGCATGCTGGAGGAGAATCAGCCCATGCTCATTGCGCTCTATCCGCGTTGGCTGGCCGAGGCCTATCCTTTGGCCCTGGCCCAGCTGCACGCCAATGCGCACAGTCTGGTCACCACCTACGATTTGCATGCCACCATGCTGGATCTGCTGGACTTGCAACAGCTTGAGCAGACACAAATCCAAGTGCGCACTGCTGCCCTGAGCAATGCTCGCGGCATCTCCTTGTTCCTGCCCATACCCGATGAGCGTGACTGCCATTCTGCTGGCATTCCCTCGCAGTTCTGCCTGTGCCACAAGCTCAGCAGCATCTCCACCAACGATGAGCGAGCTCAGCGTGCTGCGCGTTTTGTGGTCAAAAGCATTAACAATATTCTAGAGGATTACACGCTGTGTCATCGCCTGAGCCTGCATGAGCTGCAGGCTGCCTATCTCTACGATCTCAGCCTGGACATAGATCAGTTCGAAATCAAAGTGAGACTGCGCACTTGGCCTGGCCTTGGCGGCTTTGAGGGCACCACCAGATTCACACACAATTCGCTTACACTAATTGGAGCCATCATTCGCACCAATCGATATGGCAATCAATCGTATTGTGTGCATAATTATCGCATCGAAATGTACTGCTATTGTTTGTATCAATAA
- the LOC108596071 gene encoding uncharacterized protein LOC108596071 codes for MKNARILRSCNILLLLTGYQLHWFDLKQQRYRLAWPCALHILLLCGIYAACFAQHFERSSLLQLLHDVSPFLHGLTRLQLLLGLKVFAYALYASLRVVGVASELTTLLPLQRGRAKVQQQLQALALLCGSLLLLLSFGIYIGYELNFELPPRQHVMIAAALFMPHLALAGALRFYNMLSWLLQQQLQQLQSQVATSSELELQAQWQLLQQLTQHFARLFNNVQHSLLLLLSLNFNCLLAAVHSFVFYRSSWHLLFDERHRRIFYAGNACIYACICSDYATLLWTQHSLQQQFMLQLHALLTPRHSSVLSKRLRQLLKDMRDVLYDAFKFKFLAIWRFNTAQFTLLLCLQLLGIAVIVVYQYLNDAVLQTNERLDSNADDD; via the exons ATGAAAAACGCACGCATTTTGCgcagttgcaacattttgttgctgctaacgGGTTATCAGCTGCATTGGTTCGatttgaagcagcagcgctatcGCCTGGCCTGGCCCTGCGCGTTGCACAttctgctgctgtgtggcatcTACGCCGCGTGCTTTGCGCAGCATTTTGAGCGCAGCtcgttgctgcaactgctgcatgATGTGTCGCCATTTCTGCACGGCTTGACGcgcttgcaactgctgctgggaCTCAAAGTGTTTGCCTATGCGCTGTACGCCTCGCTGCGcgtagtgggcgtggccagcgAGCTGACaacgctgctgccactgcaacGCGGCAGagccaaagtgcagcagcagttgcaagcgctggcgctgctttgtggcagtttgctgctgctgctaagctttGGCATCTACATTGGCTACGAGCTGAACTTTGAGCTGCCGCCGCGGCAACATGTCATGATTGCTGCAGCGCTGTTTATGCCACACTTGGCCCTGGCTGGCGCGCTGCGTTTCTACAACATGCTCAGCTggctgttgcaacagcagctgcagcagctacagtcgCAAGTGGCAACCAGCagcgagctggagctgcaagCTCAgtggcaactgctgcagcaactgacGCAACATTTTGCGCGTCTCTTCAACAACGTGCAacattcgctgctgctgctgctctcactcaatttcaattgcctgctcgctgctgtgcacagttttgttttctatCGCAGCAGCTGGCACTTGCTCTTCGATGAGCGTCATCGGCGCATCTTCTATGCGGGCAATGCCTGCATCTACGCCTGCATCTGCTCGGACTATGCCACGCTGCTCTGGACGCAGCACTCGCTGCAGCAACAG TTCATGCTCCAGCTGCATGCGCTGCTAACTCCCAGACACTCGTCAGTGCTTAGCAAACGCTTGCGCCAGCTGCTCAAGGATATGCGTGATGTCCTCTACGATGCCTTCAAGTTTAAATTCCTCGCCATCTGGCGCTTCAACACTGCGCAGTTTACTTTG CTCCTgtgcctgcagctgcttggaATCGCGGTCATTGTCGTCTATCAATATCTAAACGATGCTGTTCTACAAACAAATGAGCGCTTGGATAGCAACGCCGATGATGATTAG